One Agrococcus jenensis genomic region harbors:
- a CDS encoding phage holin family protein: MVQRKSLGDLLSETPQLIVDLVKAEIAHLKGEISEKAKGIGVGAALLAAAGFFAIFLFAWLIYAGFEGLNVVFAPWLSALIVSAVLLIVVAILALAGLSSIKKNKDFDDLEAVDSIKDDVNMVRGLGYAADGTNPLDDLPAPSSSGATVAAPRTNGDVR; encoded by the coding sequence ATGGTGCAGCGCAAGTCGCTCGGCGACCTCCTCTCGGAGACGCCGCAGCTCATCGTCGACCTCGTCAAGGCCGAGATCGCGCACCTGAAGGGCGAGATCTCGGAGAAGGCCAAGGGGATCGGGGTGGGCGCGGCACTGCTCGCCGCCGCCGGCTTCTTCGCGATCTTCCTCTTCGCATGGCTCATCTACGCGGGCTTCGAGGGACTCAACGTGGTCTTCGCGCCCTGGCTCTCGGCGCTCATCGTCTCGGCGGTGCTGCTGATCGTGGTCGCGATCCTGGCGCTCGCGGGCCTGAGCTCGATCAAGAAGAACAAGGACTTCGATGACCTCGAGGCCGTCGACAGCATCAAGGACGACGTGAACATGGTGCGCGGGCTCGGCTACGCGGCCGATGGCACGAACCCGCTCGACGATCTGCCCGCGCCGTCGAGCAGCGGGGCGACGGTC
- a CDS encoding M13 family metallopeptidase: MTLPSGLPVDDFSDRIRPQDDLFLHVHERWLERTEIPDDKARWGSFAVLAEEAERAVREIVIEMQEAEPGTDARKVGDLYASFLDEAAADAKGIDPIRPLLERVEQVTDIEGLLALIGDLESIGGPSIAGQWVDTDPGDPGRYIVQMSQGGLGMPDESYYREESFAEVREAYLAHLTTMFGHLGSEHAEADAATVFALETELATHHWDRVASRDDEKTYNLQRPAEAHPHLQPWLRAIRAPEGVFDEVVVRQPSYFEGLATMLVEERLDEWKAWLRMSILHAFASYLTTQISRDQFAFYGTVLTGASVQRERWKRGVSLVEGLLGDAVGKIYVERHFPPHAKAAMDVLIEHLVGAYRESIAALEWMSEGTRARALEKLEQFTPKIGYPARWRDYGSLEIGDDLVANVQAATRFEHDRELAKIGRPIDRDEWFMNPQTVNAYYNPGFNEIVFPAAILQPPFFDAGRDAASNFGAIGAVIGHEIGHGFDDQGSKYDGEGRLSDWWTDDDRAAFEERTGSLIAQYDALEPVAAPGTTVNGALTIGENIGDLGGLGIAWKAYVASLGGEDAPVIDGYTGAQRFFLSWAYAWQLKIRTEEAIRLASLDPHSPNEHRTNQVVKNLDAFVEAFDVRPGDELWLDPAARVTIW, from the coding sequence ATGACTCTGCCCTCCGGCCTCCCCGTCGACGACTTCAGCGACCGCATCCGGCCGCAGGACGACCTCTTCCTCCACGTGCACGAGCGCTGGCTCGAGCGCACCGAGATCCCCGACGACAAGGCGCGCTGGGGCTCCTTCGCCGTGCTGGCCGAGGAGGCCGAGCGAGCCGTGCGCGAGATCGTGATCGAGATGCAGGAGGCCGAGCCGGGCACCGACGCGCGCAAGGTGGGCGACCTCTACGCGTCGTTCCTCGACGAGGCGGCGGCCGACGCGAAGGGCATCGACCCGATCCGGCCGCTGCTCGAGCGCGTCGAGCAGGTGACCGACATCGAGGGCCTGCTCGCCCTCATCGGCGACCTCGAGTCCATCGGCGGGCCGAGCATCGCCGGGCAGTGGGTCGACACCGACCCGGGGGACCCCGGTCGCTACATCGTGCAGATGAGCCAGGGCGGCCTGGGCATGCCCGATGAGTCGTACTACCGGGAGGAGAGCTTCGCCGAGGTGCGCGAGGCCTACCTGGCGCACCTGACGACGATGTTCGGCCACCTCGGCTCCGAGCACGCGGAGGCCGACGCCGCGACGGTGTTCGCGCTCGAGACCGAGCTCGCGACCCACCACTGGGACCGCGTCGCCTCGCGCGACGACGAGAAGACCTACAACCTGCAGCGGCCCGCCGAGGCGCACCCGCACCTGCAGCCCTGGCTGAGGGCGATCCGCGCGCCTGAGGGCGTCTTCGACGAGGTCGTCGTGCGCCAGCCCAGCTACTTCGAGGGGCTCGCGACGATGCTCGTCGAGGAGCGGCTCGACGAGTGGAAGGCGTGGCTGCGGATGAGCATCCTGCACGCCTTCGCCTCCTACCTCACGACGCAGATCTCGCGCGACCAGTTCGCGTTCTACGGCACGGTGCTCACCGGCGCGAGCGTGCAGCGCGAGCGCTGGAAGCGCGGCGTCTCGCTCGTCGAGGGGCTGCTCGGCGACGCGGTCGGCAAGATCTACGTCGAGCGGCACTTCCCGCCGCACGCGAAGGCGGCGATGGACGTGCTCATCGAGCACCTCGTGGGCGCCTACCGCGAGTCGATCGCGGCGCTGGAGTGGATGAGCGAGGGCACCAGGGCGCGCGCGCTCGAGAAGCTCGAGCAGTTCACGCCGAAGATCGGCTACCCCGCACGCTGGCGCGACTACGGCTCGCTCGAGATCGGCGACGACCTCGTCGCCAACGTGCAGGCGGCGACCCGGTTCGAGCACGACCGCGAGCTCGCGAAGATCGGCAGGCCGATCGACCGCGACGAGTGGTTCATGAACCCGCAGACCGTCAACGCGTACTACAACCCGGGGTTCAACGAGATCGTGTTCCCCGCGGCGATCCTGCAGCCGCCGTTCTTCGACGCCGGGCGTGACGCCGCGTCGAACTTCGGCGCGATCGGCGCGGTCATCGGCCACGAGATCGGCCACGGCTTCGACGACCAGGGCTCGAAGTACGACGGCGAGGGCCGGCTGTCCGACTGGTGGACCGACGACGACCGGGCCGCCTTCGAGGAGCGGACCGGCTCGCTCATCGCGCAGTACGACGCGCTCGAGCCCGTCGCGGCGCCCGGCACCACGGTGAACGGGGCGCTCACCATCGGCGAGAACATCGGCGACCTGGGCGGGCTCGGCATCGCGTGGAAGGCCTACGTCGCGTCGCTCGGCGGCGAGGATGCGCCGGTCATCGACGGCTACACCGGCGCCCAGCGCTTCTTCCTGTCGTGGGCGTACGCGTGGCAGCTGAAGATCCGCACCGAGGAGGCCATCCGTCTCGCGTCCCTGGACCCGCACTCGCCGAACGAGCACCGCACGAACCAGGTGGTGAAGAACCTCGACGCGTTCGTCGAGGCCTTCGACGTGCGTCCGGGCGACGAGCTGTGGCTCGATCCGGCGGCGCGCGTCACCATCTGGTGA
- a CDS encoding MATE family efflux transporter: protein MRRRADGLDREILALAVPALGALVAEPAFLLVDTALVGHLGAEELAGVGIGVAVLSTVVGLLIFLAYGTTPAVARLLGAGDRPGAIRAGIDGIWLAIVAGIALLATAPLAGPVVALFGAASAVTEHAAVYLGISILGLPAMLIVLAATGLLRGLQDTRTPLVVAAIGFAANAVLNVALIYGVGLGVAGSALGTVIAQWGMAAFFIWFAVRAAIRERVPLGIRWGDLGRTASTGGWLFVRTLSLRAALLATTAVATQAGTTALAATQIAFTLFSTLAFALDALAIAGQAMVGKALGAHDAAQARAVTRRLQGWGVGFGCVVGALLLSVAWVLGGVFTTDADVRSALPVALVLLALAQPIAGFVFVLDGVLIGAGDARYLAWTGVVNLAVFLPLLLLALVPGWDALAVIWAAFSFGYLGARAVTLGLRARSDAWLRLGAVR, encoded by the coding sequence GTGCGGAGGCGGGCGGATGGGCTGGATCGGGAGATCCTCGCCCTCGCCGTCCCCGCGCTCGGCGCGCTCGTGGCCGAGCCCGCGTTCCTGCTCGTCGACACCGCGCTCGTCGGCCACCTCGGTGCGGAGGAGCTCGCGGGCGTCGGCATCGGCGTCGCGGTGCTCTCGACCGTCGTCGGGCTGCTGATCTTCCTCGCGTACGGCACCACGCCGGCGGTCGCGCGGCTGCTCGGCGCGGGCGACCGGCCGGGTGCGATCCGCGCCGGCATCGATGGCATCTGGCTCGCGATCGTCGCCGGCATCGCGCTGCTCGCGACCGCCCCGCTCGCGGGTCCGGTCGTCGCCCTCTTCGGCGCCGCATCCGCCGTCACCGAGCACGCCGCGGTCTACCTCGGCATCTCGATCCTGGGCCTGCCGGCGATGCTCATCGTGCTCGCCGCGACCGGGCTGCTGCGCGGGCTGCAGGACACCCGCACGCCGCTCGTCGTCGCCGCGATCGGCTTCGCGGCGAACGCGGTGCTCAACGTCGCGCTCATCTACGGCGTGGGGCTCGGCGTCGCGGGGAGCGCGCTCGGCACGGTGATCGCGCAGTGGGGCATGGCCGCGTTCTTCATCTGGTTCGCAGTGCGCGCCGCGATCCGGGAACGGGTGCCGCTCGGCATCCGCTGGGGCGACCTCGGGCGCACCGCGTCGACCGGTGGCTGGCTCTTCGTGCGCACGCTCTCGCTGCGGGCGGCCCTGCTCGCCACCACCGCGGTCGCGACGCAGGCGGGCACCACCGCGCTCGCCGCGACGCAGATCGCGTTCACCCTCTTCTCGACGCTCGCGTTCGCCCTCGACGCACTCGCGATCGCGGGGCAGGCGATGGTGGGCAAGGCGCTCGGCGCGCACGACGCTGCGCAGGCGCGCGCGGTGACCCGACGGCTGCAGGGCTGGGGCGTTGGCTTCGGATGCGTCGTCGGTGCGCTGCTGCTCTCGGTCGCCTGGGTGCTCGGCGGCGTCTTCACCACCGACGCCGACGTGCGCTCGGCGCTGCCGGTCGCGCTCGTGCTGCTCGCGCTCGCGCAGCCGATCGCCGGCTTCGTCTTCGTGCTCGACGGCGTGCTGATCGGCGCCGGCGACGCGCGCTACCTCGCCTGGACCGGCGTCGTGAACCTCGCGGTGTTCCTGCCGCTGCTGCTGCTCGCGCTCGTCCCGGGCTGGGATGCGCTCGCCGTCATCTGGGCGGCGTTCTCGTTCGGCTACCTGGGCGCCAGGGCGGTCACGCTCGGGCTCCGCGCGCGCTCGGACGCCTGGCTGCGCCTCGGCGCGGTGCGCTGA
- a CDS encoding ABC transporter permease: MTGTGLLLAAALRRDRLVVVLWVVGIAGLWAAGVGGVGAAFDESARRGLVALLSAQPALLLARGAPAGTGLGAVMLVSTYAYLAVMVAFMMTFFAVRHSRGDEDAGRAELVRGTAVGRWAPLVATLLAGAIELAVVCGVTLAASVALGLPPLGSLLLAAALAGVGVAAMLVGLLAGQVFPTSRAANGAAAIVVGVWFFVRGIGDALGEPSADLTRVESAWLSWASPIGWGALAHPYADEPWAPDGTPLLLFVAAAVLLGAIVLVLEARRELGRSLLPERPGRGAGSALLGCHPGGAPVGLTGRLLLGATVGWTVVGLALGVMAGRLAPIIASALDDNPALAALVSRLGEEGGGDAEATFITALAGILGVIACAAAMQAVLRLRHEEQAHGELLLATPVRRSGWLGSHLLLGALAALTTLAGFTVVTGASLAASDDDRWRQLVDIAVTHLPLVAIYLAVGAALVAFLPSTVTWLGWVLLVGLMLVGEFAPLFGDAWAWIENISPFHWVANPLAADPDWTGSWWLLGVAAVLLAASVLRFRRRDALV, translated from the coding sequence GTGACCGGCACCGGATTGCTGCTCGCGGCGGCGCTGCGGCGCGACCGCCTCGTCGTCGTGCTGTGGGTCGTCGGCATCGCCGGCCTCTGGGCCGCGGGCGTCGGCGGCGTCGGCGCGGCGTTCGACGAGTCGGCCAGGCGCGGGCTCGTCGCGCTGCTGTCGGCGCAGCCGGCGCTGCTGCTCGCGCGCGGCGCGCCGGCCGGCACCGGCCTCGGCGCGGTCATGTTGGTGTCGACCTACGCGTACCTCGCGGTGATGGTGGCGTTCATGATGACGTTCTTCGCGGTGCGGCACTCGCGCGGCGACGAGGATGCGGGGCGCGCGGAGCTCGTCCGCGGCACCGCGGTCGGGCGCTGGGCGCCGCTCGTCGCGACGCTGCTCGCCGGCGCGATCGAGCTGGCCGTCGTGTGCGGCGTCACCCTCGCGGCATCGGTGGCGCTCGGCCTGCCGCCACTCGGCTCGCTGCTGCTGGCGGCGGCGCTCGCGGGCGTCGGGGTGGCCGCGATGCTCGTCGGGCTGCTGGCAGGGCAGGTCTTCCCGACCTCCCGCGCCGCGAACGGCGCGGCGGCGATCGTCGTCGGCGTGTGGTTCTTCGTGCGCGGCATCGGGGATGCGCTGGGCGAGCCGAGCGCCGACCTCACGCGCGTCGAGTCCGCGTGGCTCAGCTGGGCGTCGCCGATCGGCTGGGGCGCCCTGGCGCATCCGTACGCCGACGAGCCGTGGGCGCCCGACGGCACGCCGCTGCTGCTCTTCGTCGCGGCCGCCGTCCTGCTGGGCGCGATCGTGCTGGTGCTCGAGGCGCGGCGGGAGCTGGGGCGCTCGCTGCTGCCGGAGCGGCCGGGGCGGGGCGCCGGCAGTGCCCTGCTAGGCTGTCACCCGGGCGGTGCGCCGGTCGGGCTCACCGGGCGGCTGCTGCTCGGCGCGACCGTGGGCTGGACCGTCGTCGGCCTCGCGCTCGGCGTGATGGCGGGCCGCCTCGCGCCGATCATCGCGAGCGCGCTCGACGACAACCCGGCGCTGGCGGCGCTCGTGAGCAGGCTCGGCGAGGAGGGCGGCGGCGACGCCGAGGCCACCTTCATCACGGCGCTCGCGGGCATCCTCGGCGTGATCGCGTGCGCCGCCGCCATGCAGGCGGTGCTGCGGCTGCGGCACGAGGAGCAGGCGCACGGCGAGCTGCTGCTCGCGACGCCCGTGCGGCGGTCCGGGTGGCTCGGCAGCCACCTGCTGCTCGGGGCGCTCGCGGCGCTCACGACGCTCGCGGGCTTCACCGTGGTGACCGGCGCGTCGCTGGCCGCGAGCGACGACGACCGCTGGCGGCAGCTCGTCGACATCGCCGTCACGCACCTGCCGCTCGTCGCGATCTACCTCGCCGTCGGCGCGGCGCTCGTCGCCTTCCTGCCGTCGACGGTCACGTGGCTCGGCTGGGTGCTGCTCGTCGGCCTCATGCTCGTGGGCGAGTTCGCGCCGCTGTTCGGCGATGCGTGGGCGTGGATCGAGAACATCAGCCCGTTCCACTGGGTCGCGAACCCGCTGGCCGCCGATCCCGACTGGACCGGCAGCTGGTGGCTGCTGGGCGTCGCGGCGGTGCTGCTCGCCGCGTCGGTGCTGCGCTTCCGCCGCCGCGACGCCCTCGTCTGA
- a CDS encoding ABC transporter ATP-binding protein encodes MAGTVIGTPVIRTSGLDKRFGRVRALDGLDLVVERGDVHGFLGPNGAGKSTAIRVLLGMLRATGGEARVLGMDPWHDTVAIHRRVAYVPGDVTLWPTLTGGEAIDTITRLRGHLAPAADRARLISAFDFDPRRKAKTYSKGNRQKVALIAAFASEADLYILDEPTSGLDPLMESVFQAEVRRIADRGATVLLSSHILSEVERLCSRVSIIRDGSIVESGTLDELRHLQHTVVAYRGPVPEGVPIADVSIDGERVRGSIAGADVPAVLRWLGERGAQGVTLTPPSLEELFLRHYGDEPRVDRARAERAIGDRHADATAVVEASGTDEDVRAAEDVRAADDAGANAAPVHPTGHGRHSR; translated from the coding sequence GTGGCAGGCACGGTCATCGGGACCCCCGTCATCCGGACCTCGGGTCTCGACAAGCGGTTCGGGCGCGTGCGAGCGCTCGACGGGCTCGACCTCGTCGTCGAGCGGGGCGACGTGCACGGCTTCCTGGGGCCGAACGGCGCCGGCAAGTCGACGGCCATCCGGGTGCTGCTCGGGATGCTGCGCGCGACCGGCGGCGAGGCGCGTGTGCTCGGCATGGATCCGTGGCACGACACCGTGGCGATCCACCGACGCGTCGCCTACGTGCCCGGCGACGTGACCCTCTGGCCGACCCTGACCGGCGGCGAGGCGATCGACACGATCACGCGGCTGCGCGGCCACCTGGCGCCCGCCGCGGACCGCGCCCGGCTCATCAGCGCCTTCGACTTCGACCCGCGCAGGAAGGCCAAGACCTACTCGAAGGGCAACCGGCAGAAGGTCGCGCTCATCGCGGCGTTCGCGAGCGAGGCCGACCTCTACATCCTCGACGAGCCGACGAGCGGGCTCGACCCGCTCATGGAGAGCGTCTTCCAGGCGGAGGTGCGGCGGATCGCCGACCGCGGGGCCACCGTGCTGCTCTCGAGCCACATCCTGAGCGAGGTCGAGCGGCTCTGCTCGCGGGTGTCGATCATCCGCGACGGCTCGATCGTCGAGTCCGGCACGCTCGACGAGCTGCGCCACCTCCAGCACACCGTGGTGGCCTACCGGGGGCCGGTGCCGGAGGGCGTGCCGATCGCCGACGTCTCGATCGACGGCGAGCGCGTGCGCGGCTCGATCGCGGGGGCGGACGTGCCGGCGGTGCTCCGCTGGCTCGGAGAGCGCGGGGCGCAGGGCGTCACGCTCACGCCGCCGAGCCTCGAGGAGCTGTTCCTCCGCCACTACGGCGACGAGCCGCGGGTCGACCGGGCGCGCGCAGAGCGCGCGATCGGCGATCGGCACGCGGATGCGACGGCGGTCGTCGAGGCATCCGGTACGGACGAGGATGTCCGCGCCGCCGAGGATGTCCGCGCGGCCGACGATGCCGGCGCGAACGCCGCGCCCGTGCATCCGACCGGGCACGGCCGCCACTCGAGGTGA
- a CDS encoding MFS transporter, translated as MPPLIAWRNAVFAAFFTMGFGFASWMARIPHVRDVLGVSTGEMGLLLLGISIGSITGLLVASHVIHAIGTRIVASFGMIAVSGGLAIAGWAAEASLPWLVVAGFIVGGSLTGITDVAMNISGAANERAAGKPIMPIFHAFFSIGTVAGAGLGGLCELLGVTLGWQATLVAALTVALGVVVYRHLPEDAVEEHEEPVTLRERLAVWKDPRTLLLGLLVLGMALTEGSANDWLALVMVDGHGFTFEGGAFTLALFLTAMTAGRLLGVWLLARFGRVPVLRGTAALAAIGLLLVIFADHPALVITGVVLWGLGASLGFPVGMSAAADEPRLAAARVGTVSAIGYIAFLAGPPLLGLLGDLVGLRTAMLAVLAFVLLSLLTSHVARERDRVQEVRS; from the coding sequence GTGCCCCCTCTGATCGCCTGGCGGAATGCCGTCTTCGCCGCCTTCTTCACCATGGGCTTCGGCTTCGCCAGCTGGATGGCGCGGATCCCCCACGTGCGCGACGTGCTCGGCGTCTCGACCGGCGAGATGGGCCTCCTGCTGCTCGGCATCTCGATCGGGTCGATCACCGGGCTGCTCGTCGCGAGCCACGTGATCCACGCGATCGGCACGCGGATCGTCGCCTCGTTCGGCATGATTGCCGTCTCCGGCGGCCTCGCCATCGCGGGCTGGGCCGCGGAGGCGTCGCTGCCGTGGCTCGTGGTGGCGGGCTTCATCGTCGGCGGCAGCCTGACCGGCATCACCGACGTGGCGATGAACATCTCCGGGGCCGCGAACGAGCGCGCCGCGGGCAAGCCGATCATGCCGATCTTCCACGCCTTCTTCTCGATCGGCACCGTGGCCGGCGCGGGGCTCGGCGGGCTGTGCGAGCTGCTCGGCGTCACGCTCGGCTGGCAGGCGACCCTGGTGGCCGCGCTCACGGTCGCGCTCGGCGTCGTCGTCTACCGCCACCTCCCCGAGGACGCGGTCGAGGAGCACGAGGAGCCCGTCACCCTCCGCGAGCGCCTCGCCGTCTGGAAGGACCCCCGCACGCTGCTGCTCGGCCTGCTCGTGCTCGGCATGGCGCTCACCGAGGGCAGCGCCAACGACTGGCTCGCGCTCGTGATGGTCGACGGCCACGGCTTCACGTTCGAGGGCGGCGCCTTCACGCTGGCGCTCTTCCTCACCGCGATGACGGCAGGCCGGCTGCTCGGCGTCTGGCTGCTCGCGCGCTTCGGCCGCGTGCCGGTGCTGCGCGGCACAGCGGCGCTCGCCGCGATCGGGCTGCTGCTCGTGATCTTCGCCGACCACCCGGCGCTCGTCATCACCGGGGTCGTGCTCTGGGGCCTCGGCGCGAGCCTCGGCTTCCCGGTCGGCATGAGCGCCGCCGCCGACGAGCCGCGGCTCGCCGCCGCCCGCGTCGGCACGGTCTCGGCGATCGGCTACATCGCCTTCCTCGCCGGACCGCCGCTGCTCGGCCTGCTCGGCGACCTCGTGGGGCTGCGCACCGCGATGCTCGCGGTGCTCGCCTTCGTGCTGCTCTCGCTGCTCACCAGCCACGTCGCGCGGGAGCGCGACCGCGTCCAGGAGGTGCGGTCGTGA
- the nucS gene encoding endonuclease NucS: MRIVVAHCSVDYAGRLSAHLPLAPRVLMLKADGSILVHSDGGSYKPLNWMSPPAVFHASEPDEAQRDAGITEVWTVTHKKTGDSLIVSVHEVLSDSSHELGVDPGLVKDGVEAHLQVLLAEQIERLGDGYELWRREYMTPIGPVDILAKDEAGVTVAVEIKRRGEIDGVEQLTRYLELLNRDPRIAPVSGIFAAQEIKPQARTLAEDRGIRCVVLDYDEMRGIDSGHARLF; encoded by the coding sequence GTGAGGATCGTCGTCGCCCACTGCTCCGTCGACTACGCGGGCCGGCTGTCCGCCCACCTGCCGCTCGCCCCGCGCGTGCTCATGCTCAAGGCCGACGGCTCGATCCTCGTGCACTCCGACGGCGGCTCGTACAAGCCGCTCAACTGGATGAGCCCGCCCGCCGTCTTCCACGCATCCGAGCCCGACGAGGCGCAGCGGGACGCGGGCATCACGGAGGTGTGGACCGTGACGCACAAGAAGACCGGCGACTCGCTCATCGTCTCGGTGCACGAGGTGCTCTCCGACTCGAGCCACGAGCTGGGCGTCGACCCGGGCCTCGTGAAGGACGGCGTCGAGGCGCACCTGCAGGTGCTGCTCGCCGAGCAGATCGAGCGGCTCGGCGACGGCTACGAGCTGTGGCGGCGCGAGTACATGACGCCCATCGGCCCGGTCGACATCCTGGCGAAGGACGAGGCCGGCGTCACGGTCGCGGTCGAGATCAAGCGCCGCGGCGAGATCGACGGCGTCGAGCAGCTCACCCGCTACCTCGAGCTGCTCAACCGCGACCCGCGCATCGCGCCGGTGAGCGGGATCTTCGCCGCCCAGGAGATCAAGCCGCAGGCCCGCACGCTCGCCGAGGACCGCGGCATCCGCTGCGTCGTGCTCGACTACGACGAGATGCGCGGCATCGACTCCGGGCACGCGCGGCTGTTCTGA
- the hemL gene encoding glutamate-1-semialdehyde 2,1-aminomutase: MSTNAELFERAKLAIPGGVNSPVRAFGSVGGTPAFLVRAKGAHVTDAEGRDLVDLVASWGPAILGHAHPEVVEAVQDAAAHGLSFGASTPAEALLAEEVERRVGPVERLRLVSTGTEATMTAIRLARGATGRDLLVKFDGHYHGHSDGLLVAAGSGLATLAMPGSAGIPAAVAATTVVVPYNDRAAIEQLFAERGSEIAAIIVEAAAANMGLVEPDGDFNAFLARTAHAHGALLISDEVLTGFRVHRSGMWGIEQWTGDDAPDLLTFGKVIGGGMPLAALGGRRDLMELLAPLGPVYQAGTLSGNPVAVAAGLTTLRLATDDVYRRLDHAADVITGALTDALRAEGVAHAISRVGSLFSVAFRDGAPRNFDEVKAQDAFRYPPFFHAMLDAGVSLPPSVFEAWFVTAAHDEAALGRIVDALPGAARAAAAATAV, from the coding sequence ATGAGCACGAACGCCGAGCTGTTCGAGCGGGCGAAGCTCGCGATCCCGGGCGGCGTCAACAGCCCCGTGCGCGCCTTCGGCTCGGTCGGCGGCACGCCCGCGTTCCTCGTGCGCGCCAAGGGCGCCCACGTGACCGACGCCGAGGGGCGCGACCTCGTCGACCTGGTCGCGAGCTGGGGCCCGGCGATCCTCGGCCACGCGCATCCGGAGGTCGTCGAGGCGGTGCAGGACGCCGCAGCGCACGGGCTCTCGTTCGGCGCCTCGACGCCCGCCGAGGCGCTGCTCGCCGAGGAGGTGGAGCGGCGCGTCGGCCCGGTCGAGCGGCTGCGGCTCGTCTCCACCGGCACCGAGGCGACCATGACCGCGATCCGGCTCGCGCGCGGCGCGACCGGCCGCGACCTGCTCGTGAAGTTCGACGGGCACTACCACGGGCACTCCGACGGCCTGCTCGTCGCAGCGGGCTCCGGCCTCGCGACGCTCGCGATGCCCGGGTCGGCGGGCATCCCCGCCGCCGTCGCGGCCACGACGGTCGTGGTCCCCTACAACGACCGCGCTGCGATCGAGCAGCTCTTCGCCGAGCGCGGCAGCGAGATCGCCGCGATCATCGTCGAGGCGGCGGCGGCGAACATGGGCCTCGTCGAGCCCGACGGCGACTTCAACGCCTTCCTCGCCCGCACGGCCCACGCCCACGGCGCGCTGCTCATCAGCGACGAGGTGCTCACCGGCTTCCGCGTGCACCGCTCCGGCATGTGGGGGATCGAGCAGTGGACGGGCGACGACGCCCCCGACCTCCTGACGTTCGGCAAGGTCATCGGCGGCGGCATGCCGCTCGCCGCGCTCGGCGGTCGCCGCGACCTCATGGAGCTGCTCGCGCCGCTCGGCCCCGTCTACCAGGCTGGCACGCTGTCGGGGAACCCGGTCGCGGTCGCGGCCGGCCTCACGACGCTGCGCCTCGCGACCGACGACGTCTACCGCAGGCTCGACCACGCGGCCGACGTCATCACCGGCGCGCTCACGGACGCCCTGCGGGCGGAGGGCGTCGCGCACGCCATCTCGCGCGTCGGCAGCCTGTTCTCGGTCGCGTTCCGCGACGGCGCCCCGCGGAACTTCGACGAGGTGAAGGCGCAGGACGCCTTCCGCTACCCGCCGTTCTTCCACGCGATGCTCGACGCGGGCGTGAGCCTGCCGCCGAGCGTGTTCGAGGCGTGGTTCGTCACCGCCGCGCACGACGAGGCGGCGCTCGGCCGCATCGTCGACGCGCTGCCGGGAGCGGCGCGCGCGGCAGCGGCGGCGACCGCCGTCTGA
- the hemB gene encoding porphobilinogen synthase, whose protein sequence is MPPTLRPRRLRQSAPMRRLVAETRIHPAQLVLPMFVAEGIDEPRAIRSMPGQVQHTLDSAAREVERAIAAGVGGIMLFGVPTAKDAVGSGATDPDGILNVATRFLAERFGDATVVQTDLCLDEFTDHGHCGVLDERGAVDNDATLERYAAMAIAQAEAGSQILGLSGMMDGQVEHVRTALDAAGHLDTAILAYSAKYATALYGPFREAVDSSLTGDRKTYQQDPANRREGLREALLDIAEGADIVMVKPASLYLDVLADVAAASDVPVWAYQVSGEYAMVEAAAANGWIDRDRMIAESLTSIVRAGADVVLTYWAIEHAQLLGTHGLGAPTTGAGR, encoded by the coding sequence ATGCCTCCCACCCTCCGCCCCCGCAGGCTGCGGCAGAGCGCTCCCATGCGCCGCCTCGTGGCCGAGACCCGCATCCACCCGGCGCAGCTCGTGCTCCCGATGTTCGTCGCCGAGGGGATCGATGAGCCCCGCGCGATCCGCTCGATGCCCGGGCAGGTGCAGCACACGCTCGACTCCGCGGCGCGCGAGGTCGAGCGCGCCATCGCCGCGGGCGTCGGCGGCATCATGCTCTTCGGCGTGCCGACGGCGAAGGATGCGGTCGGCTCCGGCGCGACCGACCCCGACGGCATCCTCAACGTGGCGACGCGCTTCCTCGCCGAGCGCTTCGGCGACGCGACGGTCGTGCAGACCGACCTGTGCCTCGACGAGTTCACCGACCACGGCCACTGCGGCGTGCTCGACGAGCGCGGCGCGGTCGACAACGACGCGACGCTCGAGCGCTACGCGGCCATGGCGATCGCGCAGGCGGAGGCCGGATCACAGATCCTGGGGCTCAGCGGCATGATGGACGGCCAGGTCGAGCACGTCCGCACCGCCCTCGACGCGGCCGGGCACCTCGACACCGCCATCCTCGCCTACTCGGCGAAGTACGCGACCGCGCTCTACGGGCCGTTCCGCGAGGCCGTCGACTCGAGCCTCACCGGCGACCGCAAGACCTACCAGCAGGACCCGGCGAACCGCCGCGAGGGCCTGCGCGAGGCGCTGCTCGACATCGCCGAGGGCGCCGACATCGTGATGGTGAAGCCGGCGAGCCTCTACCTCGACGTGCTCGCCGACGTCGCCGCGGCCTCCGACGTGCCGGTGTGGGCCTACCAGGTCTCCGGCGAGTACGCGATGGTCGAGGCGGCCGCCGCGAACGGCTGGATCGACCGCGACCGGATGATCGCCGAGAGCCTGACGAGCATCGTGCGCGCGGGCGCCGACGTCGTGCTCACGTACTGGGCGATCGAGCACGCACAGCTGCTGGGCACCCACGGGCTCGGCGCGCCGACGACGGGAGCAGGACGATGA